From one Acidobacteriota bacterium genomic stretch:
- a CDS encoding electron transfer flavoprotein-ubiquinone oxidoreductase yields MAEAPERESMEFDLVIVGGGPAGLSAAIRFKQIAAAAGEDLSVVVIEKGGEIGAHILSGLVLDPKALDELLPDWRTRADRPLSTEVKIDSYKLLGENGSAEVGWAPFPPLMSNHGCFIGSLANVCRWLGAEAEKLGVEVFPGFAASEVVYDENGVVKGIVAGVMGIDREGNPGPDYQPGMELLGKYVLFAEGARGSLTKELTAKFGLRDDCDPQKFGIGLKEVWSVPEEIFQEGLVQHTFGWPVMGKNGDGGGFLYHFRDNGEAFVSVGYVVHLNYKNPYLSPYMEFQRYKHHPDVLRYLKGGKRVAYGARAITSGGIQSIPQLAFPGGALIGCSAGFVNLPRIKGTHNAMKTGMLAAEAAFEAIHAGRQSDVLESYSEAVRGSWVWKDLSPVRNMKPLMSKFGTLVGAMIGVPDMWMRCLVGFGFLPTLHHTKTDAESLKPAKYFKPIDYPKPDGVISFDKLTNVSFTNTNHGEDQPVHLIVADMALQKSSEHDVYAGPSARYCPAGVYEWVGEGADLKFQINAQNCIHCKTCDIKDPNQNINWTVPEGGGGPAYPNM; encoded by the coding sequence ATGGCCGAGGCCCCCGAACGCGAGTCGATGGAATTCGACCTGGTCATCGTCGGGGGTGGCCCGGCGGGCCTGTCCGCCGCCATCCGGTTCAAGCAGATCGCGGCGGCTGCAGGTGAAGACCTGTCGGTGGTGGTGATCGAGAAGGGCGGCGAGATCGGCGCCCATATCCTCTCCGGCCTGGTGCTCGACCCCAAGGCGCTCGACGAACTCCTGCCCGACTGGCGCACGCGCGCCGACCGCCCGCTGTCCACCGAAGTGAAGATCGACAGCTACAAGCTGCTCGGCGAGAACGGCTCGGCAGAAGTCGGCTGGGCGCCCTTCCCGCCCCTGATGAGCAACCATGGCTGCTTCATCGGATCGCTGGCGAACGTCTGCCGCTGGCTCGGCGCGGAAGCCGAGAAGCTGGGCGTTGAAGTGTTCCCGGGATTCGCCGCTTCGGAAGTCGTCTACGATGAGAACGGCGTGGTGAAAGGGATCGTCGCCGGTGTCATGGGCATCGACAGGGAAGGCAATCCGGGTCCGGACTACCAGCCCGGCATGGAGCTGCTCGGCAAGTATGTGCTGTTCGCCGAAGGCGCGCGCGGCTCGCTGACGAAAGAGCTGACGGCGAAGTTCGGCCTGCGCGACGATTGCGATCCGCAGAAGTTCGGGATTGGCTTGAAGGAAGTCTGGTCGGTGCCGGAGGAGATTTTCCAGGAAGGCCTCGTGCAGCACACCTTCGGCTGGCCGGTCATGGGCAAGAACGGCGATGGCGGCGGATTCCTCTACCACTTCCGCGACAATGGCGAGGCCTTCGTCTCGGTCGGCTACGTGGTCCACCTGAACTACAAGAACCCCTACCTGTCGCCCTACATGGAATTCCAGCGCTACAAGCACCACCCGGACGTGCTGCGTTACCTGAAAGGCGGCAAGCGCGTGGCTTACGGCGCGCGCGCCATCACCTCGGGCGGTATCCAGTCCATCCCGCAGCTCGCCTTCCCGGGCGGCGCCCTGATCGGCTGTTCGGCCGGGTTCGTGAACCTGCCGCGCATCAAGGGCACGCACAATGCGATGAAGACGGGCATGCTCGCCGCCGAGGCCGCCTTTGAGGCGATCCATGCCGGCCGCCAGAGCGATGTGCTGGAGAGCTATTCGGAAGCCGTGCGCGGCTCCTGGGTCTGGAAGGACCTCTCGCCGGTTCGCAACATGAAGCCGCTGATGTCGAAGTTCGGCACCCTGGTCGGCGCCATGATCGGCGTGCCGGACATGTGGATGCGCTGCCTCGTCGGCTTCGGCTTCCTGCCGACGCTGCACCACACCAAGACCGACGCCGAATCGCTGAAGCCGGCGAAGTATTTCAAGCCGATCGACTATCCGAAGCCCGATGGCGTGATCAGCTTCGACAAGCTTACCAACGTTTCATTCACCAACACGAACCACGGCGAAGACCAGCCGGTTCACCTTATCGTAGCGGACATGGCGCTGCAGAAATCGTCCGAACACGACGTTTATGCCGGCCCGTCGGCCCGTTACTGCCCGGCCGGCGTGTATGAATGGGTGGGCGAAGGCGCGGACCTGAAGTTCCAGATCAACGCCCAGAACTGCATCCACTGCAAGACGTGCGACATCAAGGATCCGAACCAGAACATCAACTGGACGGTGCCGGAAGGCGGCGGCGGGCCGGCCTATCCGAACATGTGA
- a CDS encoding penicillin-binding protein 1A, whose protein sequence is MTDSPPPSFRMTLDKYSTHIKWARRAAIALFVLGVIALIVVWGYFAALGRDVPSIAKLKQYEPPITSRVHAGDGTLIAEFADQHRVFVPYESIPEHVVQAFVSAEDKNFFTHDGLDYVGITRGAVTTAKNKLTGDGGMQGGSTITQQVAKNMLLTRDQKLERKAKEAIVAQRMEKEFTKGQILELYLNEIYLGGQSYGVASAALNYFNKSLSELDLSESAILASLAQLPSAVNPYTNPERLMKRRNYVLGRMVEDGYITKEEAEEAKAQPLTTTRRLRGPEYAATTYFVQELRQDLIKTYGEDTLEQGGLSIRSTIDTRLQLAAQAALQNGLIAYDRRHGWRGPLATLPVDEAAADALKEIKLPGGYGTWEPALVTKVGTNAAELLLKDGATIKLTGDDVKWAQTYKPEKGKPGLQVGHVILAEFKRESRTDGEAATPVEDPELDPDGKPIATPPAEPVEVPVGNATLRQVPEVDGALVALDPHTGRILAMQGGYSFFKSSFNRVTQAKRQPGSSFKAFVYAAALEKGYTPASRMLDAPFVSYDVSTQKYWAPKNYTAGQSYGMVTLRVALEKSLNQVTARVAQDIGMEAVSDLAERVGVYKKLPPYAAMSLGAGDTELINLVRGYAAFVNGGKLVTPTMLDRVQDRYGRTLYRNDQRACEGCQSASWNGEEPPVLPDPRAQVLDPIVAYQITHMLEGVVERGTGRRALRVGKPLAGKTGTTDDYRDAIFVGFSPDLVVGVRIGFDDNRSLGEGEAGGSVAAPIFTEFMEKALEKEPATPFRIPPGVRLVKIDARSGAPAPGGGPGTIDEAFRPGTEPGTNVFVGQEDCLSISGSCGTGESSGPGLDGTDPADTADENLDGIF, encoded by the coding sequence ATGACTGACTCTCCTCCTCCGTCTTTCCGCATGACGCTCGACAAGTATTCGACGCACATCAAGTGGGCCCGCCGCGCCGCTATCGCCCTGTTCGTACTGGGCGTGATCGCCCTGATCGTGGTGTGGGGCTACTTCGCCGCGCTCGGCCGCGACGTGCCGTCGATTGCCAAGCTGAAACAGTACGAGCCGCCGATTACCTCGCGGGTGCACGCCGGCGACGGCACGCTGATCGCCGAGTTCGCGGACCAGCACCGGGTGTTCGTGCCTTACGAGTCGATCCCGGAGCATGTGGTGCAGGCGTTCGTCTCAGCCGAAGACAAGAACTTCTTCACCCATGACGGCCTCGACTATGTCGGCATCACGCGCGGCGCCGTCACCACGGCGAAGAACAAGCTGACCGGCGACGGCGGCATGCAGGGCGGCTCGACCATCACCCAGCAGGTGGCCAAGAACATGCTGCTGACGCGCGACCAGAAACTGGAGCGCAAGGCCAAGGAAGCGATCGTCGCCCAGCGCATGGAAAAAGAGTTCACTAAGGGCCAGATCCTCGAACTCTACCTCAATGAAATCTATCTCGGCGGCCAATCCTACGGCGTTGCCTCGGCGGCGCTGAATTATTTCAACAAGTCGCTGTCGGAGCTCGATCTTTCCGAATCCGCGATCCTCGCCTCGCTGGCCCAGCTGCCGTCGGCGGTGAACCCGTACACCAACCCCGAACGCCTGATGAAGCGCCGCAACTACGTGCTCGGCCGGATGGTCGAGGATGGCTACATCACCAAGGAAGAAGCCGAAGAAGCCAAGGCACAGCCGCTGACGACTACCCGGCGTCTGCGCGGCCCGGAATACGCCGCTACGACCTATTTCGTCCAGGAACTGCGCCAGGACCTGATCAAGACCTATGGCGAAGACACGCTCGAACAGGGTGGCCTGTCGATCCGCTCGACCATCGACACGCGCCTGCAGCTAGCGGCGCAGGCCGCGCTCCAGAACGGCCTGATCGCCTATGACCGCCGCCATGGCTGGCGCGGCCCGCTGGCCACGCTGCCGGTCGACGAGGCGGCCGCCGACGCGCTCAAGGAGATCAAGCTGCCGGGCGGCTATGGCACCTGGGAGCCGGCACTGGTCACCAAGGTCGGGACGAACGCTGCCGAGCTGCTGCTTAAGGATGGCGCCACCATCAAGCTGACCGGCGATGACGTGAAATGGGCGCAGACCTACAAGCCGGAAAAGGGCAAGCCCGGACTGCAAGTGGGCCATGTCATCCTTGCAGAATTCAAGCGGGAATCGCGCACCGACGGTGAAGCAGCGACCCCGGTGGAAGACCCCGAACTCGATCCGGACGGCAAGCCGATCGCGACCCCGCCGGCCGAGCCGGTGGAAGTGCCGGTCGGCAACGCGACGCTGCGCCAGGTTCCGGAAGTCGACGGCGCGCTCGTCGCGCTGGACCCGCACACAGGCCGCATCCTCGCGATGCAGGGCGGCTATTCCTTCTTCAAATCCAGCTTCAACCGAGTGACGCAGGCCAAGCGCCAGCCGGGTTCCAGCTTCAAGGCGTTCGTTTACGCGGCCGCCCTCGAAAAGGGCTACACGCCGGCCAGCCGTATGCTGGATGCGCCGTTCGTGTCGTATGACGTGTCGACCCAGAAATACTGGGCGCCGAAGAACTACACCGCCGGCCAGTCCTACGGCATGGTCACCCTGCGTGTGGCGCTCGAGAAGTCGCTGAACCAGGTGACGGCGCGCGTCGCGCAGGACATCGGCATGGAAGCGGTGTCCGACCTCGCCGAACGGGTGGGCGTCTACAAGAAGCTGCCGCCCTATGCCGCCATGTCGCTGGGCGCCGGCGACACCGAACTGATCAACCTGGTGCGCGGCTACGCGGCTTTCGTGAACGGCGGCAAGCTGGTCACGCCGACGATGCTGGACCGGGTGCAGGACCGCTACGGCCGCACACTTTACCGCAACGACCAGCGCGCCTGCGAAGGCTGCCAGTCCGCCAGCTGGAACGGCGAGGAACCGCCGGTGCTGCCGGATCCGCGCGCCCAGGTGCTCGACCCGATTGTCGCCTACCAGATCACCCACATGCTCGAAGGCGTCGTGGAACGCGGCACCGGCCGCCGGGCGCTGCGCGTCGGCAAGCCGCTGGCCGGCAAGACGGGCACCACGGACGACTACCGCGACGCGATCTTCGTCGGCTTCTCGCCGGACCTCGTGGTCGGCGTGCGCATCGGCTTCGACGACAACCGGTCGCTTGGCGAAGGTGAAGCCGGTGGCTCGGTTGCTGCGCCGATCTTCACGGAGTTCATGGAAAAGGCACTGGAGAAGGAACCGGCGACGCCGTTCCGCATTCCGCCCGGCGTCCGGCTCGTGAAGATCGATGCCCGGTCGGGTGCGCCCGCCCCCGGCGGCGGCCCCGGCACCATCGACGAGGCGTTCCGGCCCGGCACCGAACCCGGCACCAACGTGTTCGTAGGCCAGGAAGACTGCCTGTCGATCTCCGGCTCCTGCGGCACGGGCGAAAGCTCAGGCCCAGGCCTCGACGGCACCGACCCCGCCGACACGGCTGACGAGAACCTCGACGGCATTTTCTGA
- the mutY gene encoding A/G-specific adenine glycosylase, with translation MARKSEAGLAGLAPKLLAWFDRSARSLPWRTPRGVPRDPYKVWLAEIMLQQTTVPHAAPYYDKFTRRWPTVEALAAAPDDEVMQAWAGLGYYARARNLLKCAREVSRLGGFPETEAGLRTLPGVGPYTAGAIAALAFGERTPAVDGNAERVFARLLAMTGDWAAEKKRIGALARRLVPADRPGDFAEALMDLGATICTPKAPNCAACPLAGLCAARAEGRPERYPVKPEKAKRPVRYGTAYVLRRKRKVWLVRRPPEGLLGGMLALPSSDWRETAAPAEAPVVASWTRIGEVRHVFTHFSLTLEVMAADAHSEDLPEGFWALEGDLAGLPSVFSKAAALAGFSVRKTR, from the coding sequence ATGGCACGCAAAAGTGAGGCTGGACTCGCCGGTCTGGCGCCGAAGCTGCTCGCCTGGTTCGACCGGTCGGCCCGCAGCCTGCCGTGGCGCACGCCGCGCGGCGTTCCCCGCGATCCCTACAAGGTCTGGCTCGCCGAGATCATGCTGCAGCAGACGACCGTGCCGCATGCCGCGCCGTATTATGACAAGTTCACCCGCCGATGGCCGACGGTGGAGGCGCTGGCCGCTGCGCCGGATGACGAGGTGATGCAGGCCTGGGCCGGGCTCGGCTACTATGCGCGGGCCCGCAACCTGTTGAAGTGTGCGCGCGAGGTCAGCCGTCTGGGCGGCTTTCCGGAAACCGAAGCTGGCCTGCGCACGCTGCCCGGCGTCGGTCCGTACACGGCGGGTGCGATCGCGGCGCTGGCCTTCGGCGAGCGTACACCGGCGGTGGACGGCAATGCGGAGAGGGTGTTCGCGCGCCTGCTGGCAATGACGGGCGACTGGGCAGCCGAAAAGAAGCGCATCGGCGCCCTGGCCCGTAGGCTGGTGCCCGCCGACCGGCCGGGCGATTTTGCCGAAGCGCTGATGGACCTCGGCGCAACGATCTGCACGCCAAAGGCGCCGAACTGCGCCGCTTGTCCGCTCGCCGGGCTTTGCGCCGCGCGGGCCGAAGGCCGCCCTGAGCGCTATCCCGTAAAGCCGGAAAAGGCGAAGCGCCCTGTGCGGTATGGCACCGCCTATGTGCTGCGCCGGAAGCGCAAGGTCTGGCTCGTGCGGCGGCCGCCTGAGGGCTTGCTCGGCGGCATGCTGGCGCTGCCGTCATCAGACTGGCGCGAGACGGCCGCCCCCGCCGAGGCGCCTGTGGTCGCGAGCTGGACAAGAATCGGCGAGGTGCGCCACGTGTTCACGCATTTCAGCCTCACTCTGGAGGTGATGGCCGCCGATGCTCATTCGGAGGACTTGCCGGAAGGCTTTTGGGCGCTGGAAGGCGATCTCGCCGGCCTGCCATCAGTGTTCAGCAAGGCGGCCGCGCTTGCCGGATTCAGCGTCCGGAAAACGCGTTGA
- a CDS encoding DUF721 domain-containing protein yields the protein MVSRSTLDPLEEARALVKLRYSRARALKPPMKPLGMSADRVGRKAGTAKLPPLKLLQARWLEIAGEQLYRYSHPEKISATKDGRTLTLRVVPQAAPIIQHQSETLRQRVSIAAGGDITAIRIVQGPIQRGAETVTYRRKTRPLTPDEARTVETHAQAVENPRLRAAIVALGKAVLSADP from the coding sequence ATGGTCTCAAGATCAACCCTCGATCCGCTGGAAGAGGCCCGCGCGCTGGTCAAGCTGCGCTATTCGCGGGCCCGTGCGCTGAAGCCGCCGATGAAGCCGCTCGGCATGTCGGCGGACCGGGTCGGGCGCAAGGCCGGCACCGCGAAACTGCCGCCGCTGAAGCTGCTGCAGGCCCGCTGGCTGGAGATCGCGGGCGAGCAGCTTTACCGCTACTCGCACCCGGAAAAGATCAGCGCCACCAAGGACGGCCGGACCCTCACCCTGCGGGTCGTGCCGCAGGCCGCCCCCATCATCCAGCACCAGTCCGAAACCCTGCGCCAGCGCGTTTCCATTGCGGCGGGCGGCGATATTACCGCCATCCGCATCGTGCAGGGGCCAATCCAGCGCGGCGCCGAAACCGTCACCTACCGCCGCAAAACCCGCCCCCTGACGCCGGACGAGGCCCGGACGGTCGAAACCCATGCCCAGGCGGTCGAGAATCCGCGCCTGCGCGCGGCAATTGTTGCCTTGGGCAAGGCTGTGCTATCGGCGGACCCGTAA
- a CDS encoding DUF1294 domain-containing protein, whose translation MTGPAPSSAPLTRGRLVSWSDERGFGFLAPDGGGADVFVHVSAFLKEDRHIEVGHEYEFEVQVGKDGRPKAKRVRTIVAARPRPSIWSQVIQRGPRLLVIPAFLFIVVAVNSVKPVSPLWIVIYGVASVACFAGYAFDKRAANLKQWRVSETILLMIGLVGGWPGGIAAQEIYRHKTQKVAFRTLFWMSVAINMAAFVQLNAFSGR comes from the coding sequence ATGACCGGCCCTGCCCCCTCTTCAGCACCGCTGACGCGGGGGCGCCTGGTGAGCTGGAGTGATGAGCGCGGTTTCGGGTTCCTTGCCCCGGACGGCGGCGGCGCCGACGTGTTCGTGCACGTCAGCGCCTTCCTGAAGGAAGACCGGCATATCGAGGTCGGCCACGAATACGAATTCGAGGTCCAGGTCGGCAAGGATGGCCGGCCCAAGGCGAAGCGCGTGCGCACCATTGTTGCCGCGCGCCCGCGCCCCAGCATCTGGTCGCAGGTCATCCAGCGCGGGCCGCGCCTGCTGGTGATTCCGGCGTTCCTGTTCATCGTCGTCGCGGTGAATTCGGTGAAGCCGGTATCGCCGCTCTGGATCGTCATCTACGGCGTGGCCAGCGTCGCGTGTTTCGCCGGCTATGCGTTCGACAAGCGCGCCGCCAACCTGAAGCAGTGGCGGGTGTCCGAAACCATCCTCCTGATGATCGGCCTTGTCGGCGGCTGGCCGGGCGGCATCGCGGCGCAGGAAATCTATCGTCACAAGACGCAGAAGGTCGCCTTCCGCACGCTGTTCTGGATGAGCGTTGCGATCAACATGGCGGCCTTTGTCCAGCTCAACGCGTTTTCCGGACGCTGA
- a CDS encoding uracil-DNA glycosylase produces MGVSVDTALVDALLRSAPSRAAAAPVAEPAAPAPVRRGARTVADWANEARRQARAAATLDALAGAIRAFDGSPLKASCEQAVVYDGVPGASLMVIGEGPGGEEDRRGLPFVGKAGQLLDKMLAAIGRSRTDNTFITNVNYWRPPGNRNPDGDELAVCRPFVDRMIELVKPKLIIAAGGVPAVSLLASRDGIMKLRGNEYAYSTPDGFKTVIVPILHPAYLLRRPQDKSRAWRDLMLIEKLLSEQRD; encoded by the coding sequence ATGGGCGTCAGCGTCGACACGGCGCTGGTGGACGCTTTGTTGAGGTCTGCCCCGTCCCGCGCGGCGGCGGCGCCGGTGGCCGAACCTGCGGCGCCCGCCCCTGTCCGGCGCGGCGCGCGAACGGTGGCTGATTGGGCAAACGAGGCGCGCAGGCAGGCGCGCGCTGCCGCCACGCTCGACGCCCTGGCCGGGGCGATCCGGGCTTTCGATGGCAGCCCGCTGAAAGCGTCCTGCGAACAGGCGGTCGTTTACGACGGTGTGCCGGGCGCCAGCCTGATGGTGATCGGGGAGGGGCCGGGCGGCGAGGAAGACCGGCGAGGGCTTCCCTTCGTGGGCAAGGCCGGCCAGCTGCTAGACAAGATGCTGGCCGCCATAGGCCGGTCGCGAACGGACAATACGTTCATCACCAACGTCAACTACTGGCGCCCGCCAGGCAACCGCAACCCGGACGGCGACGAGCTTGCCGTATGCCGGCCGTTCGTCGACCGGATGATCGAGCTGGTAAAGCCGAAACTGATCATCGCCGCGGGCGGCGTTCCAGCCGTCTCGCTGCTCGCCAGCAGGGACGGCATCATGAAACTGCGCGGCAACGAATATGCGTATTCGACCCCGGACGGCTTCAAGACCGTCATCGTGCCGATCCTGCACCCGGCCTATTTGCTTCGGCGCCCACAAGACAAGTCCCGCGCGTGGCGGGACCTGATGCTCATAGAAAAGCTGCTCTCCGAACAGCGCGACTGA
- the prfB gene encoding peptide chain release factor 2 (programmed frameshift): MSAEIRSLIDQIRKSSALLRRRLDWDTATKRLDELTALSERPDFWNDPQEAQKLMRERQKLADGIAMVEALDKDIADAPELMELAEGDAGMLADLQATLARSAERAQKAELAALLSGEADGNDCYVQINAGEGGTESQDWASILRRMYVRWADQHGYQVEELDEREGEEAGIKSATIQIKGENAYGWLKSETGVHRLVRISPYDSSARRHTSFSSVSVTPVIDDKIDIEINPSDVRTDTYRASGAGGQHVNRTDSAVRLTHIPTNTVVQCQNGRSQHQNRDEAWRMLRSKLYELELQKRKSVADAQYADKSAIGFGHQIRSYVLQPYQMVKDLRTDVETSDTGGVLDGDIDRFLSASLAASVAQEDPA; the protein is encoded by the exons ATGTCCGCAGAAATCCGCTCGCTGATTGACCAGATCCGCAAGTCCTCCGCTTTGCTACGGAGGCGTCTT GACTGGGATACAGCCACAAAACGCCTCGATGAACTGACCGCGCTGTCGGAGCGCCCGGATTTCTGGAACGACCCGCAGGAAGCCCAGAAGCTGATGCGCGAACGCCAGAAACTGGCGGACGGCATCGCGATGGTCGAAGCGCTCGACAAGGACATCGCCGACGCGCCGGAACTGATGGAACTCGCTGAGGGCGACGCCGGCATGCTCGCCGACCTGCAGGCCACCCTCGCCCGTTCGGCCGAGCGCGCGCAGAAGGCTGAACTTGCCGCCCTTCTCTCGGGCGAAGCCGATGGCAATGACTGCTATGTGCAGATCAACGCCGGCGAAGGCGGCACCGAGAGCCAGGACTGGGCCTCGATCCTGCGCCGCATGTATGTGCGTTGGGCCGACCAGCACGGCTACCAGGTCGAGGAACTCGACGAGCGCGAAGGCGAGGAAGCGGGCATCAAGTCTGCGACTATCCAGATCAAGGGCGAGAACGCCTATGGCTGGCTGAAGTCGGAAACCGGCGTGCACCGGCTGGTGCGAATTTCGCCCTACGATTCATCGGCGCGGCGGCACACCTCGTTCTCGTCGGTCAGCGTGACACCGGTGATCGACGACAAGATCGACATCGAGATCAACCCGTCGGATGTGCGCACCGATACCTATCGCGCCTCCGGCGCCGGCGGCCAGCACGTCAACCGGACAGACTCGGCCGTGCGCCTCACGCACATCCCGACGAATACCGTCGTGCAATGCCAGAACGGACGCTCGCAGCACCAGAACCGTGACGAGGCCTGGCGCATGTTGCGCTCGAAGCTCTACGAACTGGAGTTGCAGAAACGCAAGTCGGTCGCCGATGCTCAGTATGCGGACAAGAGCGCGATCGGCTTCGGCCACCAGATCCGCTCCTACGTCCTGCAGCCCTACCAGATGGTCAAGGACCTTCGCACCGATGTCGAGACGTCCGACACCGGCGGCGTGCTTGACGGCGACATCGACCGTTTCCTGTCTGCCTCGCTGGCGGCTTCGGTCGCACAGGAAGACCCGGCATGA
- a CDS encoding DsbA family protein: MALPVLAVVACGAANGDGTSTASGNGGKPAANVSGELGHVVGDANAPITLIEYASPTCPACKYFHDEILPELKEKYVATGKVKFIYREYPIHGQADVAAYVVALCAGEDKYFDVIDDLFDNQDGIVQAANVGALGGMLKEVGKRHGIETDEAFDACMKNPKYRDQLADVYAAAEAHGVNSTPTFVLDGKVRIFESDFRTVDGFSKQIDAALAAKGAQ, from the coding sequence TTGGCTCTTCCCGTACTGGCAGTCGTTGCCTGCGGTGCAGCCAATGGCGACGGCACCAGCACCGCTTCCGGCAACGGCGGCAAACCTGCGGCCAATGTCTCGGGCGAGCTCGGACACGTCGTCGGTGACGCAAACGCGCCGATCACGCTGATCGAATACGCCTCGCCGACCTGCCCGGCCTGCAAGTATTTCCATGACGAGATCCTTCCCGAGCTGAAGGAGAAATACGTCGCGACCGGCAAGGTGAAGTTCATCTACCGCGAATACCCGATTCACGGCCAAGCCGATGTGGCGGCCTATGTGGTGGCGCTGTGTGCGGGCGAGGACAAGTATTTCGACGTCATCGACGACCTTTTCGACAACCAGGACGGCATCGTCCAGGCCGCAAACGTCGGCGCGCTCGGCGGCATGCTGAAGGAAGTCGGCAAACGCCACGGCATCGAGACCGACGAAGCGTTCGATGCCTGCATGAAAAACCCCAAATACCGCGACCAGCTCGCCGACGTGTACGCGGCGGCCGAAGCCCACGGCGTCAACAGCACGCCGACATTCGTGCTGGATGGCAAGGTGCGCATCTTCGAAAGCGATTTCCGCACGGTGGACGGCTTCTCGAAGCAGATCGACGCTGCGCTCGCCGCGAAGGGCGCGCAATAG